The window AATAAGGCAAGACTTATGAGCATAAGGTTTAGTAACACTGAATTTTGATTTATTACCAATTTGATTACAAAATTGGCCGGAAGAACATTAGTTTTCTCAGAAAGGGAGTGTAATCCCAAATGTCGGCCAGAAAAAAGCTGTGGGGGTTGGGGCAAGAGCCAAAAgcataattgtaatttgtaagttCAGTGAGATGTTTACGAAGCCAAAGATGAGGTACCTGCATATCTTTTGAAGAAGCCCCATCCAGAACTAAATTTCTATTACTATCCCTCTCACTATCAGAAGAGCCTGGTGGTGGAGGCGGTATGGACTGATGGGGTGGAGGCGGTGGGGGAAGACGAATCCCAATTTGTTCTCTAGGAGGAGGAccaggtggtggtggtggaggcaATGCAGACGCCAAATTTGAACCTGCAGGGTTGGGAGGCATTGGTGGCGGAGGAGGTAAGGGTAGAGAAACAGGCGTATCAATAGTATTTATGGCATCAGGATCGCCAACTTGTGGTAAAGGAGGAGGTGGAGGTGGCGCAGGCAACTCAACATCATCAGGACCTGCTGAAGGCCCAGCATCTGTAGATGTGGAAGCTTCTGACAAAGAAATTGGAGGCCCTGCATTTAAGTCGGAATGTTAACTAAAAGAGGGAAGACAACATAAGAAAATGGCAATAAGCAGAACAAGAGATACATCAGATAAAAGAACTATAAGGACATGAGTAGAAAACCTATAGAAGACTTGTACATAGGAGGTTTCCCTGGGGGAGGTGCTCCAGTGGGATTCAGTGTTGGATGATAATAAACAGAGTCCTGTAGGGCAACACCAAAAAACAAAagacaaatataaaaatgaatatgtatataatttttaaaaaggcaaaTACACGTCACAGCAGCAAGTCGAAAACATGTTCCCTCAAACCATTTTAAAAGCTTGAACTTTTTAATATACACTAGTAATGCTCCATAGTGTAAATAGTTGCATTTATATATTAAGCATGATCTCCTATACAAGGCATTCAAAGTGGAGCAAAGAGTATTACAAAGGACAAAAAGGATCAGGGATGGTTTACTTCAGGCTGTGGGTGCTTTGCTCTATCGTCTTCTTCAGCCGATGTCCGTCTACGTACAGGTCCCAAATGGCTGCAGGAGATTCACCTTGTATCagaaaaaaagaaattcaaTGTAGAACTGTTATCAAGTAAGACAAAATTCAAGATAAAATACCTGAACATTACTGGTTCCTCGCCCTTCTCCTTCATTTTTTCTTCATACTCCTGTCAAACAAAAGCATAGATTATCACATAGCCCAGCATTGATCTAAACTAATGAGCTGCCACTTGCAGAATTTAggattcatgaaaaaaaaactaattaccAAAATAAAGGTGAATGTTTAATTGCACAGAAAATAAATGTATCCCAGAAAACACCAAACATAATCAGCATGTGCAGATTTGCAACAAAGCAAAAAACCCACGGGAAATAAAGACAGAAAAGCGAACAAAAATGATGATATGCATTGAAAAAATACAAGTATTGTCGGTGTAAGTAATATAATCTTCCTAACTGGAGCCTTTAACCCCAATCCAAGTTACTCTCATCCAAACTATCTTATCTCAAATCGTTCTGGCACATATGACCATGACAGAGGTGTTATAAAGTTAGGTACAAAAGATCTCTTTTTAAATAAGTGTTTCAAGCACCTTGGATCAGGTTTTGACATAAGATATTAATCAAGTAAAGCATAGGATCCAGTGTGGGTGGCTCAAATGCATAGTTAGCGACCGAAATATTAGGCAACCAAGGTGTGTCACAAAGGTTAAAGGGAAATTTCTACCAAACTCACATCAGACCAACACTAATATATGGTCTTTTGGGAGTAACTAATATGTGTATGTTAAGATACACGAGGGAGTAGGGACCACATGCTATAGAATAGAATTTGAAATGGACATAATAAAGGGTTTTGAACTCGACATTattgaagaagaaaaaataagagaaaagcATTTATGTCGGATTGGTCACCTGCAAAGAAGACCAAAAGATACATCAATTGTAAAAGTGAACAGTTGGAACTTTGAAAAGCTTAGAAGAGAAAGTGGTTGACTAAAATTCATAAAGATAACATGagtgaaaaataaaatgaattaggATTTACTGCAGCATATAGATGGAGAAGAATTATGAAGAGAATGTAGTAAACTAAAatttatctagaataatgaaGCTTAGCATTTAAATGATACTCAGAGGGATTTGTTGCATTGCAGTTCATGTAGTTCAACCTATATAGTGGGATCTAGGTTTTGCCATTCTAGTTGTTGTGTAGGGGTGAGCAACTAAAAAAGATCAATAAGACCTAATGCATATGGTAGGTGAAATCTGACAACATGAGCATTTTAATGCACATGTTTACAAATGACCCATAATCTTAATCTACAAGAGCCAAGAAGTGAAACAATGTCCATCCATTCAAAGAGGATTAGAGTTCCCAACTATTAGCTGTAAACCTCACAAGAAATTCAAGGGCTTAGGTTCAGCCCTAGCTTCATACacataaattttacattaacaCGTAAAATGATTTTGTTTGATACTCATTATCAAATTCTCATTTGGTCATTCCACCGCTGAGTGCATGTGTCATTAAAGGTAGTTGAATGGTTGAATATGTTCAAACACAACATTTTCAGCGGAATCCAATGAAACTCCTTTAATTCCACAAAAAACATCCATTAAAGATAGTGGCATTGTACAATAGCATTTAAAGAAACACAAGTTCAGACACTTACTTCCCGTGGTTAATTGAAAAGCACAAGTGTATAATCTAGAGTGGACTATATTAAGTTAGATAAGTATGACTTTCCACATATGATACATGCATCAAAGGCAAAAAAAATAACTTGATATatatgccaaaaaaatatacataaataccTTTCTCTTCTTCATAACAAGATTTAAAGTGTCCTCAAGCTGCCTTTTCTTATGCTTCCTTGCCTTGTCGAGTGCACCTTCAGCCTCTGTATTTACACAATCGAGTGAACACATACACTCAAATTGAAGAATACAAAAATATCTAAGAATATAGTTCCGAAGACAAATAGAAAATGCACAACAAAAAGGACAAATTTTGATGATTTCAATGGCGTTGCGGCAATCATATATGTCTCCCACTAGAAAAGAAATTTGACATAAAGAAACGCTTGATCAATCTCACCTCATTGTGGTGATGCacctaaatttttttaagtttcatTCCTTTACATTCAACACAACATTTTTCTCAAAGAATAGCATCTTATGACCACTTGAGATAGCCTCTAACTAACAATTTGCAGGCAACAAAGTTTAAAGCTAATAATCTGTATGACTATCTGTACTACCACCTTCTCATACATTAAATTAACATTAACCTTGAAGTAAAGACTTATATTAGCTAAGTAAGAACTAAGAACAATGCCCCCTTCTTGCATAGAAAGAAGACCGCCACATAGCAAGTACAGCGACAACACCAAAGCCGTAATCACAAAGCATATACATCATTCAGCCTTGTCTAAAACTTATCTacaacaaagaaaatcaatttcaCAATTACAATGATCACCCACATATATTCTTCTCCACCACTAATTCCTATTAATCGTCATATACTCCTATAAATCTGAATTTACGTCATTGCAATCAAAAGATTATTATTTGTTAAAGGTAACAAGTTGGGaagaacaataatatatgtaagCTATTACCAAAGAAATCAAATCTTGTCTAGTTAAAAAAGATCTAGTTGAAAAACAGGGTCGATAAAGCAACTAAAAAATACACAACAAGCAAGCCATCAGAATCTATAAGGTAgaagcaaaaaaatattaaaatggagCCAACTTACTCATCACCTCCAATTTTTGAATCTGATCTTTGATCTGGTCAGGATCCTTCTTCAACAGGCCCACCTCCCGGaccttttttctctctttcttgTTCTGACCAAGTTCAaggaaaacataaaaatatcaagATAAATCAAACTCAAGCATTGTTTTTATACAAACAAATCATCaaaacatattaatataattttcaatataCATAACACATCTAAAACCAATATGGAATTGAAAATGCATTTTGAGCATAAATTAACTAAATGAAATACATGATACCCAACATTAAAAGCATATAAGAACACACCTTATTGTAAAACACAAAGGGTAAAACAAAACCTATTGTTACCATTTATCCATTGCATTACAACTCGAGTTGGCAATGGATTGTAGGTGGATTCGGATGAACCTCGACTTACCTCCATCCACTAAAATACCAACCACCAGCTGCCCACACTCAAACAACATCCACTTCTAGCACACTCATCAACCATGAGTTGAAAAATTAACACGAATAAGTACTTACAGTCATATTATATAACACGTGATTAGCCAATCATGATTCAAAATATTGAGTGTTAGATTTTAGAAAACTATTAAATCTACAATTCTACATCGCACTACTAAAGTACTTACTAATAGCAAAACAAGTTTAGAATGGTTCAAGATGTTAATGATGCAAGAATATGGAATAGGTGTAGAAAAATATCAAGAATATGAGGTTAAACGGGAATATTGAGATCAACAACTCACTATAGTACTTTAAATTATAGTGGtcttatttgtaaataaattcAAGATAAAGATTAACAAAGGATGAGGAATACCATATTAATAAATTGCTTCACTTGAAGGCATGGGTAAGGGTTCGTTTGCTAGTCGATTAGTTGATAATGTGTTAGGTGGATTTATAATACAATTTTAGAGATTATAATTATTCATAGAACTCGACTCAATATGTTAACTCATTTTATGAAGGATATGTAAAGAACACTCATACTAATTAGAACTTAGAAGGACatactataattttaaaagaaataaagatGGTTCCTAGTTTatatagaaattacttgctGTTGAGTTGCTCAACAAAAATATGCTTTtatgtattaaaaaaaacatggaGTACAAATTGATAGGGATGGAAAagtcaaaagaaaagaaagagggATAGAGAGAGACAGAAAGAGTTATGTTCTTTAAATCATATGGGTTACTACAAATTCTAAGATCTTCCAAACTCCTAGCTATCCTAATTCCCACATGACTATTTAATTaatagaaaaacaataaaaataaaaagaggacATGTTATAGAATGAACTACCGACCTTTGCACCTTGCCTTCACGAACAAAAACCCCAAGAAATCAAatctttttttctaaaatttacaTCTATTAACAGATCTTAAGTGTAACCATTTGAAGACTTTTGTTGATTTTAGTGGTTTTCTTGGCAATCAATTTACAAAATGGCGACAAAGAGTTAGCGTTAGAGGATGGGTATGCTAATTTGATTAATATGGATCGGAAACCACCCCTCAATTGAAACACTAGTACACCGCATTTGAAAACCGTTGAGCTGAATCCCAACAAGGAGCAAAGATACATGTTCAAACAAGTTTTCATCAACATGATCAGATATGGTGAATCACTATAGCATTAGGGTGATATATTGAACCTAACAACAACTATAACACCAAGTGATGAACTACGACAAATTGTTGAAGCATTGCCTTCAACACGAATGACTAGACTCAACATTCAGCAAACTAACTTTCCAAACCTTACAAAAACTACAAACATATttcatgaaaaccaagaatctaGCAAACAACAGCATAAGCAACCTTTACCATCAACAAGCAGGAGATATTAGGATGAAGGAAGATCAAAATAGGAGCTTCTAAGAATGAGAACGATTTTTTcgtaatatttaaaaaaaataatctctACAAAAGAGAGGGTTCAAAGGAAAAATTCTGACTCTTTAGAGTTCAGTCTTCTCTCTCCTCCCTTTCCTTCCTCTCCCTTGTTTATCCTTCCTAGAGAGTTACCCAAAACAAgctataaagaaaatcaagtaTACCTACTAACCATAAATATTTCAACAAGAAAATTCTTTGCCTTCTCCCTTTATGATTTGAACATGATGGTGCTCCATTTTTTtgtaatatacatatataacacATGTCTATCTAATGacacatttaaaaatcataaaactcATAATAACGGAAGCCTTAGTGGTGTAACTAATCTTTTCAAAACTAGGAGCCAGAGGTCAAGAGTTAAAACATTTGCTCCCTCATTTTTAAATTCTAGTTTAGTGTCTAATAAAGTTTCTCCCTCTCTAATTATCTCTCAAGTATTGCCACTGCTTAGTGTCTAATAAAGTTTCTCCCTCTCTAATTATCTCTCAAGTATTGCCACTGCTTGAGGTAGTAATCACTCTTAACAACGGGGCTACGGATTCTCCAAAGTTTTAACATAATAGATCACAGTAATATAGCTTCAAGCAGTTCATAAATTTCATTGATTCACCAAAGAGAAGgtgaataattttattgtgcCTATAAGCCCTTGtccaatcaaaattaaattttcaataaacCGTATCTAATAAACCTTTGGTCAATTAGCATCATCAGCACTCAATAAATTCATAACCACTATCAAAAGTGATATAGATGGTTCCTACCATAATAACACGCTGTTCAATAACATCTTTATAGATTAGTGattgtcattttattaaaaatttcacatattataaaaattgCTCCAAAGCTAACATAATTCTTGAGCataatagttaaaataaaacagtaattataattttattctgcTAAAACCCAGCATATTGAGCAATCGATTTGCTCTCCCCATAGCTTTGTAACATTTCCATCGATACTTGGGTAGTACTCGTACACCAGTTAGTTTAATTTGAGAATAATTCGAGAATGGACAATTGAGCTACATCAATCTCAGTCAGTTCAAATAAGAACAAATTTAACACTACAGAAACATTAAAGCAAGTATACAATTGCTTAATCCAACAAAAATTTTccacaacaatgaacaaaataaagATTATGGTATAAGAACAAACGAAACCCTAGAGTTTAAAACAGAAAGAAAACACATAAAAGTTAATCGAAAAACTGAAAATGAAAAGGGATAAACAAAACCGAACCCTTTTTAATTCCTTTTTGCGGAGTTCCTTGCGGTAAGCATCAGTAGGATTCATGACTTTGCCTCCTTTCGTTGTCTTCACCATTTTTGCCGATCTGCAAAAAACCTTCTTCTTCTTATCTCCTTTTCTTCTTCTGTCGCTGTTCTATGACTTAGTGTACTGAAAAACCCTCGATTGGATTTCTGCGGGAATTCGCCGGGGGTTCGCCCAAAATATCCTTTTTCTGTTTATGCgtctactttttctttttttattattacgaAAATTCATAAACTTACGGTAATTATAGTCTCCCACacactatcattttcaatttgtttttaattagtaTCTTAGGTTGCTTACTTAATTTATACTTCGTCCGTTTTTTATTAGTTGCATCTAAGGATAATTTGGCATTATTCATCAATGTCACTTAATTTTCATATTGttgttaatctataaattaaagcATAATCAcgtgaaattttgttagaatcGTCTCAATgtgaattttattgatttttaatttctgTAATTTTTTAATGTGTATAATTAGAGACATTAACGATTGAATTAGTTCATTGGGGTGTGTAAAAGTGTTCTTGAGTGCAAGTGAAtaaaaacggaggaagtattacgTTAGAATATAATTATATGTGATTATCTCGGAatgaattataatattaattttttttaaaagtgttatttttttaattatgttcatTCAAAGATATAGACTATTAAAATAATGTGTTGGCATATATGAAAAACAAATGGAAATACAACACTAGGATGGAGATAGTGGACGATTGCCATTTGTCAAGGCCTAAGGGTGGGTTTGGCTTGGTTCGACTAGAACtagatttgtttattttgtgaaTCTAGGTTTATATAGTTTGAAAATTGTGTATTTATTATAACACTGTcatttttgtatatttaaagTCTAACTAGATCTAAAATCTATCTATGGTTGAGTGATtgagtttaaatataaaatggaTCTAAATAAATTTGAAATGGGTCTAAAATTAATATTGGGTAGAGTTGTAGATCAAGTAATAGTTGATACTCATTCTAAGGCGGAGCTAAATATGAAAACGTGAAATTCAAACTCATTCATTTTTAGCCTTGAAATTGGATTCATTGATTTTCAAAAAAGCTACAGTCAAACGCAAATTATGTTTAGGTGTACATCAATACTAATAATGTTTTTAACTCATGATCATCCATCCTACTCCTCAAGGTTGGCCTTGACGGACTGAGATTTAAGAAATTCGAGatgaaatattaattatggacTACTAACTATTCACATGTTTTTATGATCGGCCTCTAACTATTAACTATCAAAAGATtgattttctaatattttttaatggatTTGGAGCACAGATTTTCTTGCTCCAGGAGGACCAGGACAGAACCTATTAGTCTTATTAAATGTTTTGATAATACACCTTTTTATGGTGTTCAATCAGATGTGGGTTGTCAATCGATTTTGTTATTGATCAATTTGTTGGTTGAATATAGGATACGTGACTAGCAATGCTCAGTTCAAATCAATTAGATATTGATCCATCAGAGACCGGTTATTCCCATGACTATATTGGCATCAGTGCAATTGATACACAAGCTGCACTGCATGGAGTGAATAGTGAGACGTTTCGCTAGATCATAATGATGATATAGTAAACCTTTTGTGGTGAATCAGTTGGACAGAGATTGGGCGTCCAATCAATTACTCGTACTCGACCTCTTATCATCATTACATTTGATATAATACCGCTTGCAGCAATGAAACTCGAGTAACACTACTATCATGCTATCATAAAACAAAAGGTGCTTGATGGATCTAAAGAGCTTaaatatgaagaataaattCATTTCAGTCACAAGCTAATTCGAATAATCAAACCACCAAATATGTCTACAACCAGAGCACTGAAAACAGAAAAGTAACTCTCAAAACTGCTTTCAGCAAAGACACTGAAACAAAAATCCACCTAAAGACTAAATGTTTAGTGATCACCAGGCATGCTCTTGATAATATCTGAATCACCTGGATCAATAATGCTGAGACAGCACACCCTGAAGTACTTTCCGCAAGCAGTTCCAAGATCGACGTTGTCTGAAAAAATAATGGCAGTATAGTTCAGCACAATTGATATCCTCATTTCAAATGACATTTAAGTGAGACATGCTCTGTTGTCATAGGCTCAGAAATCAGAGCATTTAGAACAAAGATAGAGTCCATAACGTTatcggcccgtttggttagggttattaaatggtggtaatgggaatgatttatagtgtaaaatttcatcaaaagttctatatcattcccatggtaatgaaactttgatcacaaaaaagtttttttgtttataaatttccattaccacctaataccacctcttcaaatggtaatgcattggaatggattttatgaagaaaatgagatgattgaagttggacaagcatggccatcaagttagccaaaagatttttcaaccaaaattacactagttttcattctcattaccaccgtttattataacctaccaaacgggccgtataTGTTAAAATACATTTGAGCCATAGGCAACCTTGCTAAAATGTAGAAGTAAACAAACGAGTGCAAGCTCTCATGTTTATTGCAGAAACTATGGTACCTTGGTTCATATAAACTAAAAAGTCTTCACTAAGCATCTAAATCTGAAGTATAAGACATTGTTTCTATAATTGCTAGTAGAAGCTCTGAGAAGATCTGTGTCGATTGAGCAGTTTCAGGTCGGGTTATTTTGGTCGGGTCGATTTCGTGTTGAGTTCAGGTTGACCCAAGGCATTGGAAACAAGAGGGAGCtcaaaaatttgtgaaagtgTTGTTGATATTCAATTCTTTGGTCTCTTCGATTGGTTAGAGATGAATAGACGATTTTTAATGATTGTTTCTTACCGTTGGAAATCATTTGGGAGATCTAAGTTCTTAGCATCTCTATGGGCAAAATCAAATGGTCTATTTGAGCACTGTACTCTGAATGATCTTTGTAGGAGTAATTGGAGGGACTATCAGTTGATCTTTTAGGGATTTCTCATCCCTAACCTGTACTTTCCCATcaatataattttctttatcCAAATTAAAGATGTGAAAAGCACATTTTGTTTGGTTTCTCTGTCTTGTGTTTTACGTAATTTTCCAATCTCCCATATCCCTGTTCATAATTTATTCTTATGACTTGTTTAGTTACTAAATTTGATAGTCATAAGACTAAACGTAAGAGGCACACTACCAACAATGCGGAGAAATGGGATGGCTTATTCAAATGTGACCATTTGACTAAAACAAATTGCCAACATAGTATAACACAAGCCAAGCTATTTTAAGCGTCTTCATCAATGGCCACTGAATAAACTGGATTAAAACCCTATTCTACAGCTATTTCACAAGATAACTAATGAATGACTGAGCATATCTGAAAGAAATTATGTACAACGTTATTTCAATTTACAACATAAATGtctaaaaataatactccatttCATGTTCGCAAGTCACAACACTCCCCCAAGCAGCTACAATAAATCTAGATACTGAatgtaattattaaaatttaaaagtaaattacACCTATTTGCTTCCAAAATAGTGTTTATATATCATATGAAGCAATggtgaaaataacaataacaaaaattcaAGGTAGAGAGATAGAAACACTTACTTCCATTGTAATGGTGAACTCCAACCTTAGCCAACATAGCATAATACTCTATCTCAGACTTCCTCAACGGTGGGCAATTGTTTGAGATGATCACCAATtttgctaaaataaaaaaaataacatgtaATATCATCAATAATCAGACAAGTTTGAGAGCACCATTGGAACCTACAAAACAGCAAGCTCTAACCGTAGATAGGCATACTATACAACATAAACCACGTAATTCATGACCGGAAAATCAAGCCCATGAATCAAAAGCATCTAGGAACTAAACATTACACCAAAGATGCATTTGATCATTGATATTAAATGGTGATATTAAAAATAGACTTCATTGTTAGTTTTCATGTCATCTCCATAGTAATGACGCTTGTCCTCAAACATTGTTGTCTTTCACAATTTTCCACTACAACCCAATAAATGGTGAGAACGAATTTAGTGAAGAGAAAGAAATTAGAGTGAGACAAGAATGATCAAGAACCTTGACAAATAGATTTTGTAGCTAAATTGAATAAtacattttcattatcattcacACCATTTACTGCTAACAACAAAGCTGACTGTGAATGCAGATCTATTCaccaaatttattaaaaaaaatcgaaaataaGCTAAAATGCGGAAAAATCACAGTAAAGATCTTTAAATTTAACCTTTGGAAGTTCTGAGTGTTCTGAGAACAGTTTTGTAACCCAGAGTGTACTTGCCAC of the Amaranthus tricolor cultivar Red isolate AtriRed21 chromosome 6, ASM2621246v1, whole genome shotgun sequence genome contains:
- the LOC130814748 gene encoding protein EARLY FLOWERING 5; its protein translation is MVKTTKGGKVMNPTDAYRKELRKKELKRNKKERKKVREVGLLKKDPDQIKDQIQKLEVMKAEGALDKARKHKKRQLEDTLNLVMKKRKEYEEKMKEKGEEPVMFSHLGPVRRRTSAEEDDRAKHPQPEDSVYYHPTLNPTGAPPPGKPPMYKSSIGPPISLSEASTSTDAGPSAGPDDVELPAPPPPPPLPQVGDPDAINTIDTPVSLPLPPPPPMPPNPAGSNLASALPPPPPPGPPPREQIGIRLPPPPPPHQSIPPPPPGSSDSERDSNRNLVLDGASSKDMQVSNMLPPPPPPPGFPPKSLESQSGAEHDNKNFEMGKEPLKLIPPPPPRQPPGPVAFPTLQPDVLPPGISRFPPPPPPEMRPPLSASGVPGPPAPPGMVPLMPRPPFGPSPGPLPMMRPPLPPGPPPMMLQEDVTAMRPTVPQKPSYVKSAAPTVLKRPLAQHTPELTAMVPASVRVKRESALPKSKPKASTSTAINQPPVISVPKPESVTSAPALKPQSIDDSYMAFLEDMKALGALDS
- the LOC130814749 gene encoding 60S ribosomal protein L30-like, whose translation is MVSSKKTKKTHESINNRLALVMKSGKYTLGYKTVLRTLRTSKAKLVIISNNCPPLRKSEIEYYAMLAKVGVHHYNGNNVDLGTACGKYFRVCCLSIIDPGDSDIIKSMPGDH